The following coding sequences are from one Nicotiana tabacum cultivar K326 chromosome 1, ASM71507v2, whole genome shotgun sequence window:
- the LOC107806545 gene encoding IRK-interacting protein, translating to MANSSSSSSKSSISPRHPPLFTPIEEGNEEEEYSQGRSSFRAETTPSEVEYRHHSTPLHQHSNNTENKGKGCTKKRPENGEDERGVLCNKCRPSNRERITHVVPLDNKNNSISSPHGIFKSVLSTLVKKSPRLSSSSDVESSTGGSREEQWKIAVAELSHKLIQATRKRDEAILEASRLKFSMVELEKKLNKLEIYCHSLKSGLEVCSNNVNSQHQITKSPHLQRVKFGEEDKVIEHFLVMVSEARSSVRNLSRSMTFQLRQIGGKVYDRIALLLQPYDIKVSISRNPRGLIVYLEALLNKAFYEDFGSIGFQKGSCNQILNPIDRCEANFGLYNRLKDLTWEEVLSKGTRFYSEEFSKFCDRKMSEIVAMLGWNRAWPEPLLQAFFGASKAVWLVHLLANSLHPGLPIFRVDKEMKFDSVYMEDMGGDKAKKLVPAMVRIMVTPGFYVYDNVVKCKVLSRYNNSINNISFDGNEKGLTPSPT from the exons ATGgctaattcttcttcttcttcctcaaaatcCTCCATTTCTCCTCGTCATCCCCCTCTTTTTACTCCT ATAGAAGAAGGGAATGAAGAAGAGGAATATTCACAAGGAAGAAGCAGTTTTAGAGCAGAAACAACACCAAGTGAAGTTGAATACAGACACCATTCTACACCTTTACATCAACACTCTAATAATACAGAGAATAAAGGCAAAGGGTGTACAAAAAAGAGGCCAGAAAATGGAGAAGATGAAAGAGGAGTTTTATGCAACAAATGCAGGCCAAGTAACAGAGAGAGAATTACTCATGTAGTTCCTTTAGACAACAAAAACAATTCTATATCAAGTCCACATGGTATTTTCAAATCAGTTCTCTCAACTTTAGTTAAAAAAAGTCCAAGATTATCATCATCTTCAGATGTTGAGTCTTCTACTGGAGGGTCAAGAGAAGAACAATGGAAAATAGCAGTAGCTGAACTTTCACATAAGTTAATTCAAGCTACAAGAAAAAGAGATGAAGCTATTTTAGAAGCATCAAGATTGAAGTTTTCTATGGTTGAGCTTGAAAAAAAGCTAAACAAGCTTGAAATTTATTGTCATAGTTTGAAATCTGGGCTTGAAGTTTGTAGCAACAATGTTAATTCTCAGCACCAAATTACCAAATCCCCTCATCTCCAACGTGTTAAATTTGGTGAAGAAGATAAAGTTATTGAACATTTCTTGGTTATGGTTTCTGAGGCAAGATCTTCTGTTAGAAATTTAAGTCGATCAATGACATTTCAGTTAAGACAAATTGGTGGTAAAGTTTATGATCGAATTGCATTACTTCTTCAACCATATGATATTAAGGTTTCAATTTCAAGAAATCCAAGAGGGTTAATTGTATATCTTGAAGCTTTATTAAACAAAGCTTTTTATGAGGATTTTGGGTCAATTGGATTTCAAAAAGGTTCTTGTAATCAAATCTTGAACCCCATTGATCGTTGTGAAGCAAATTTTGGTTTGTATAATCGTTTGAAGGATTTAACGTGGGAAGAAGTTTTGAGTAAAGGGACAAGATTTTACAGTGAAGAATTCAGTAAATTTTGTGATAGGAAAATGAGTGAAATTGTGGCTATGTTGGGTTGGAACCGTGCTTGGCCTGAACCACTTTTACAAGCTTTTTTTGGTGCATCAAAAGCAGTGTGGTTAGTGCATTTATTGGCTAATTCACTGCACCCTGGACTGCCTATTTTTAGAGTGGATAAAGAAATGAAATTTGACTCAGTTTATATGGAAGATATGGGTGGAGATAAAGCTAAGAAATTGGTTCCAGCCATGGTTCGAATCATGGTCACACCTGGGTTCTATGTCTATGACAATGTGGTCAAGTGCAAGGTGCTTAGCAGGTATAATAATAGTATTAACAATATTTCATTTGATGGTAATGAAAAGGGTTTAACTCCATCACCTACATAA